A single window of uncultured Methanospirillum sp. DNA harbors:
- a CDS encoding molybdopterin dinucleotide binding domain-containing protein: MSSITINLISGRTIQQGVSMEGGKEKNNYRLACGIIEMDEAEFKKLGVMKNTNVKVSSEFGSVVVKAIAATQGPHPGIAFIPMGPWANKVTSTETYSTGMPTFKGVPVTVEPAPEEKVLSSVDLVREYCFGDN, from the coding sequence ATGAGCTCGATTACGATCAACCTGATATCAGGTCGCACCATCCAGCAGGGAGTCTCGATGGAAGGTGGCAAGGAGAAGAATAACTACCGCCTTGCCTGTGGAATCATCGAGATGGATGAAGCCGAATTTAAAAAACTCGGCGTTATGAAGAACACCAACGTGAAAGTGTCAAGCGAATTCGGGAGTGTTGTAGTCAAGGCAATAGCAGCAACACAGGGACCGCACCCGGGCATAGCATTCATTCCGATGGGACCCTGGGCAAACAAGGTAACCAGCACCGAGACCTACTCGACTGGCATGCCCACGTTTAAAGGAGTGCCGGTAACTGTAGAACCAGCGCCTGAAGAAAAAGTCCTCTCCTCAGTCGATCTTGTTCGAGAATACTGTTTTGGTGATAACTGA